Sequence from the Brachionichthys hirsutus isolate HB-005 chromosome 4, CSIRO-AGI_Bhir_v1, whole genome shotgun sequence genome:
GGCTCAGCGGAGGTTTGCACTTTCCGAGGGCTTTTCtcgtttctttttaaatgtgttgctATAATGTACGGCTCTTGACTGAACAATTTTGTTGATTCTCAGGATGGATGACGCTGAAGCCTGCTTTATCCTCAGCAGCAGGAACGAAGTTGACCGAACTGCTGCTGTAAGTCCCATTATCAGCAATGATTTGGTGTATTTCTTAAacttcaatttattttatataaacacTTGCTTAAAAATTACTTAAAAAACTCAATTGGAACAATTTCCCTATTGTGAAACTACCATTAAGTAGTATTAAGTAACACAAGGAGTGGGTGAGACAAATTTGTGGTCCATTGAATTCTGATTGCATTTTACGAACGAGTCATTTCCTCTCTCACAGGATCATCAGACAATTCTGAGGGCTTGGGCAGCGAAAGATTTTGCTCCAAATTGCCCGCTCTATGTCCAAATTCTCAAACCAGAAAATAAATTCCATGTTAAATTTGCAGGTATGTAAGGGAAGACATATTTTAGTCTATTTTATTGCACATGAACTGCAACTTGATCCAACCTACTGTGTATTTGCAATTTATCCATTTCATTCAGATCATGTCGTTTGTGAAGAGGAGTTTAAATATGCCATGCTGGCGCTGAACTGTGTGTGTCCGGCCACGTCTACCTTAGTCACACTCCTGGTCCACACTTCCAGAGGACAGTGAGTACAAACGACTATATTACAGCAATCAAGCAAAGCCTTCATGGACGTTTATCACTGTCACTCTGTAATTTATCCCCAAAAGGCATTACACTTGAGGTGATTATAATTTTGATTATTCAATTCTTTGAGTATCCTTGCGGCaaaattaatcacattttccatGATTGTCACTCCCGGGCTGCCATCGATGGGATCAATGGCACCTAAACCGTATCAAGCGTCAGTGGTAAGAGCAAAGGTTCTTACCTAGGAGttgtaagaagaagaaaaatcgaGTTTTCAAATGCacatactgtactgtatatacaaagtacacacgcatacacacaatgaaatgtaatttttcacTCTACTCCTCTaacaatcaacacacacacatacatttgtAGTGGCCCCGTAGCACGGCAGGGAGGGCAAAAGGTGAGAGGTGTGTCTAATATTTCCTTTAGATTTGAAGGAATGCACACATAGTTTATCATAAGGATTGATATGGGGGAGGGGCCATCTTAGCTCTGTGTAATGTTGTTAACTTTAATGCAGAGCATTTTGTCCAACCAATAGGCTTTATGGGATTCAATCGGATTAAAAACTCCACATACTGCATGTTAAACAGTGAACTTTAGATATACGAGTAGTTCATTACCTTATGCAGACTTTAGTTCTTTACTCCTTACAAGCATCTTTTGGCTTCAGCTTCATATCTATGAGTATTTTATTAAAGTAAAAGATGGcacatttcccaaaatgtcaaactagaCCTTTTAGATATTCAGGGTGGAGATTCAAACCTAGTTTGACTGACAGCGTTCTTGAAATTGACTCTAGATGACACCATTGGACTTAATGGGATTTTGAAACGATAGCGTTACTGACATCCAGCTTGATATTACCAGTCTGAAAAATTATCAGCTTCTGTCAAGTCAGTAAACATTTCCCGGCTTCTTGAAGCAAGCAAGGTAATGTACGGTATTCTGTGCAAGGTGACGACCAAATATATATTCATCGCTCtccagatttaaaaacaaaaaacccagcaCAGGCATTTTAAATTCCATTATGGGGACGTACTGGCCCGAGACCTGGAAGGTGAATAGAATGGGAGTAGATTTATTTGTGTTAGGTGATAAATCCCATTTACTGAAAGCAAAGAAGTGAACAAACTGCATAAACAAAGTGACCTcgtatttctcttttcttcataaCGAGATTTTAGATGCCTGGGGAGGAGAGGGTCATAAAATTTAAGGCCACCTCATCAGTCTGTGGGGGAAGTTGCACATGAAGTTAAATTTGCATTATTCTGTGAATATGATGAATGACATGAAATCACATTGCAAAGATCTCAACTTCATGTTTCTCTTTGCGCTGGTTCAGGGAGGGACAGTTGTCCCCAGAGCAGTGGCAGAGAACCTACGGACGCTGCTCTGGAAACGAGGTCTATCACATACGTCTGTGTGACAGCAAGTTTTTTGGAGAATATGATGGAAAGAGCTTCACCTACGCCTCCTTCCATGCCCATAAGAAGTTAGTTCAACTTCTGCTGGCCGAATCTTGGTTATAGTAATttatcttggaatacatttggAGCAGAAACCTGTTTTCAACTCTACAGATATGGTGTGTGTTTGATCGGAGTGAAGCGAGAGGACAACAAGAGCATCCTCCTGAACCCCGGCCCCCGCCACATCATGGCGTCCACTGACACCTGCTACTACATCAACATCACCAAGGAGGAGAACTCAGCTTTCATCTTCAAACAAGAGGAGAAGCACAAGGGCCTATCGGTCGCCGGTCTCTACGACGCCCCCTCTCGGCTGCCCGTACACAGTATCATCGCCAGCATGGGTGAGTCTGGCGGCCAAAGAATCTTTGGAAGTAGGATAGTTGGTGATGAAAAGTCCAAGGAAATGAATGAGCTATTATTTTAGAGACAGTATTGTGAATAGTTAGACTGCAGACATCCTTCCAACCACTGTTCAGTTGAAAGTGTTTcagtaaaagaagagaaaatggatGTTTTGATGTGACTCACTCCGAATGGTGGCTGCCTCTGGATGCTTTGGCTGACTGTTGTGCATGTTAGGCATTTTTGTTCAAACAACCTTTTTACGTTCTGGGCTGACATTATtgtattgtttttctttgaccTGTAAAAGTTGATCAGACCACTTCATTTGGTAAGTTTGTGCATGATGCATCACCCTTTTACACTCATTTACTTATTTTGCAATTAGATGGAATACCATCTTTACAAATTATATTATATGTGATACACTGTaccaaaaaaacagaaatattgaattgttaattgtttttattttttttaaagatgaaatatGTGTTGTGACTATAGCATGTTATTATCATATTCACATTTTGTACTTGCATCATACATCATATTACAAACAACTAATATGATGTGTATTAGGGTCATATTCATTGTCACAAAAACTATATCAACATCATTTGCATGTATTTGTTGGAGCTCAagaatgcaaaacattttctcctcaaGGTCAGTCTAAGCCCTAAGGCAAACTGAGACCAAATCTGCTGCTAGGGTTGTTAGTGCTGAGCAAGATACACATTATTCTTGTTACGTTATGTCCCATGTGACTATTTTTTTGTCCAGGTACCGTATTTTTCTTTCGCTCTGGAGTATAAATCACACTTAATTGGGAAATTTAATTTACAAAATCCAGGCAGACAACAAGCTAAGTAGGTGTCAAGTATGATAAGAAAATACATTACAGTAGCATAAAGAATACAATCTAAATTTCAAATTATGTATACACCCCTGGCCAGAAGTTTTGGGACATCCAATGCAGTCCCATAGCTTTTCTAATCAGCTAAACTGTTtccagctgtgctaacatgattgcacagAATTTTCTAATCACCCATTAGCCTTCTGATGCACTGAGCAGACATAGTACTATTAGAACTCTGGAGTGATGGTTGCTGGAAatgtagatgttgcaccaaAACCAGATATTTGCAGCTCGAATAGTCGTTTTACGACATTAGCAAGGTAGAGAGAGTATTTCAGATTTGTTTAAAGTTATCATCATTGAGAAACAGTGCAcacttatagtccggaaaatacaaTATTTCGACATTGTAATGGGTTGTTGACAATAATGACAAATAGCTTACAGTTGTGATGTAATTTTCAGGTACTGTAGCCATAGACCTCCAGAACCCTGATCCTCCAGAAGAACGCAGCAAACTGTCCTTGCCTACAGAGAATGGCTCTGGAAGGCGCAGGCCCAGCATCGCTCCTGTCCTAGAGATCGCCGACTCATCTGCCATTCTACCCTGCGATCTCCTCAGTGACCAATCAGAGGATGAAACCAACCAATCAGACGAGGAGGGCTCTGTGGGGTCAGAGTAAGTAACGTTGCTTCAAAAATGCCAGAACTTGGTAGACATTTCGTGGTCTTGGTAGTGATCAGTAgatttgtacttgtactgtaatacatgcaactgtttgactgtacctgtactctaacattctacctaataaatatattcaccatcGTCATCATAATTTATGTTGTCGGCAGCAGTGATAAAGGAAAATGTCCTCGCAGGTCAAACATCAGGTGCTCTGTACTGGATTGATGTCACCTTgttcttcattttcttaatgGTGTAAGGAGGAGAGGTGGATGAGTTTGGAATAGGTGTGCAATCTTTTTATAATGAATAAGGTGCAGACATGATAGTGACACATGTGGATGCCATGACAAAGAGGTCCTTTCCTTTTGGTTGTAGCTCATGTTGTTTGTCCTTATTCTCGAGCTCCATGGGTCGTTCTGACTGATAGTTGCCGTGAGGGCCGCTTAGTTTATCTCAgcactctgtctctctgtgcgGTTGCAGATCGGATGGATCAACCGCTTGTCCTCACAGCGTGCACCACAGTCCATGCAAGTGATTCTACAATGCAGCTGTTGGACATAAGTTGGACATAAGCCTCTGTTACTGAACTCCATGAGACCGAAGTAGTTTTTCCCTCTTAAGTAATTGTCAGGCACAATAGTCGGTCAAATGGAGGCTACAGGAAAATGATGAGTTGCTCAAAGTCCCACAGTGCCATCATGTGGTCATTTTGTTGTAGATGCATACTGAACAATGTCTGAATCTGTTTCATTGGCAAGCCAAACAATATTGTATTGAGGTTATTGAAGATTGCACATTAAGCACAAATGGACAATTAATTAACACCAAATTAGACACAATTTAAACTAAAATGGGTACAAAAACATTGTAATTGCTGATATAGTCAAATATTCAGTGAACAAGTTCTTCTGGCCAGTAAACATCATTGATTCGAGCAGGTGTAGtttcaaatgagaaaaacagTCATATGAAATATTGATGAGAAGACCGCGGAGCGCTGCAGTGATTATTCTACCCAGGGTTCTTTGGGAGGTGGATTGATTTCCACCATCATGCTTTGTTTCAGACAACATTACTGGTTGATTTTTCCAAACCATGTCCCATGCAGCATTTCCAGACGTATCATCAGAgttgtttcttgtttgttttccatcagTTTTGTAAAGGGCTACCCTCCCAACTCGCCCTACATCGGCAGCTCTCCAACTCTGTGCCACCTCCTACCACAAAAAGCTCCATTCTGCTGCCTTCGCCTCGACAAGGTACATTCACAAGCATGGCAAGAGAGAAACAGCATAAAACCGAGCCACAACTACTGCCGTAATAcatacattattatttattttttgctgttcGGCTATCATGGGATGTGTCTCCTGACAGCACAGCACAACTAAGACCTGCCTAACAACTTGTCTTATCACAGCACAACTAAGACCTGCCTAACAACTTGTCTTATCACAGCACAACTAAGACCTGACTGACAACTTGTCTCCTTCCAGGGCTGTATACACAGCAGCTTTGAGGATGCAAAGGCATACGGCTTCAAGAATAAGCTGATTATAGTGTCTGCAGAGACAGCAGGAAACGGTCTCTACAACTTCATTGTCCCTCTGCGAGCTTATTATCGACCCAGGAAGGAGCTCAACCCCatcgtgctgctgctggacaacCAGTAAGACTTATTACTGTCATCTTCAACCTGGCATCTCATGACCTTCCTATAATAAAGTAGAGTAATGTAACCAAGcccaagcgcacacacacacacacacacacacacacacacacacactcacaaaaggCCCATATGCATGCAAATGTGGAGCAAAAGAGATGATGTATGATTTTTCAAGTGGCATGGTCCTGGGAGCAGTAAGGagttcagtgccttgctcaatggcacctcagcagtgcccAGGGTGTGAACTGGAACCTCTCCAGCTGAGCGACTGCTACCCTAATAGAAGCCAAATGGCTTTTAGTCTAGACTAAATCATGGCAGCTGGAACTCTGGGTTAGCGTTGCATCAGGATGAAGAAAAAGCTTTTTCAATTATTTATAAGCAACTGTCCTCTCTGCACAAGAAGgctattttgtgtgttttatacatttgtgtgtgtgtttgtgtacgaGAGCGTTCTCTGCTGTAACTCACTGTGGTTTTCATTAGCTTCCACCAACCCTCTGCagccacagaaacagaaagcatAAGGCAAAGAGCCAAGGACGTTCTTGATAAGATACCAACAGCGAGTCAGCGAACACGTAAATCCTCTTTTAGGACAGAGAATTTAAAGTGCTGCTAGGCTTTCCCTCTGCTGCCTTATGAAACAACACCACAGCACAGTTATTGCCGCTGAAAGTGTGACTCTTATTTCCCTGaaacacatttcagaaaacaatgtCGTAATGTGTCGCAGGGGACTGGAAAGGTAGCAAAGGATGCTCCTTTATGATGTTTCCTGTTTCCACAGGCCAGACAACCACTTCCTCGAGGCCATTTGCTGCTTTCCAATGGTTTACTTTATGGCTGGCACTATTGATAAGTAATTCAATTAATCAATAATTCAATGATCATGTAcgtcaattattttatttttttatagcttGAATATTAATACACACAATGAACATTCAATATAAAGTACTATCAGTTAATGCATTTGTTATTTTCCACTTAAATATAATCGTGTTAGCACATGAACATTAGCTGCGTCAGTTCAGGTACAAGAACATGGTGGTTGAGATATTGATGTTGCACCAATGCTATCTCATTGTGTAATATACGCCGTTCTTTCCTTGACAAGCTTGGACAATCTGCTTCAGTGTGGTATAATCTATGCTGACAATTTGGTTGTTGTGGACAAAGAGAGCACCATGAGTGCTGAGGAGGACTACATGGCAGATGCCAAGACCATCGTCAACGTCCAGACCATGTTCAGGTAAAGCCaagcatattttattttccagagtTGTCGATTCTTTTATTACGAGTTTAGGATCAGCTGTAATTTAGGTGATTTAACTTATTCATCTGTTCTCCGTCTGATGCTTGCCTGAGTTCATCTCAGATACAAACTGCAGTTGTCTCAGCTCAGaaactattattttatttaacaactAAAATTAAACGCATTCATCACTGCCGTGCTGGATATTCCCCGCAGCGTGAAGCTGTTCATCTGTCTACGCCCCTCTCGTATCTCTCCAGGTTGTTCCCCAGTCTCAGCATCATCACGGAGCTCACGCACCCATCCAACATGAGGTTCATGCAGTTCAGAGCCAAGGACTGCTACTCACTAGCACTCTCCAAACTGGAGAAGGTGAGCCGTTGCTCATACTTGGGTTGTTTTCTAGTGATCCATCCATGGTTTTCAAACTCAGACaagaaatagatttttttgCGTAATGTCTTTAACAATGTCTAAAATTGGTTAGCTTGCATGAACACCTTGGATTTCAAATATTTAAGTACTCTTAATTGGTCTTTATGGGTTCTTCGCGCAGCCGGTGAGTGGAGACTGAGGGAATAATGGTGTATCTAAATCCCACAAAATTAGATACAAGGAAAAGTGAAATAAttctgttaataaaatataaatagacCTAATTCCCATTCCCCAATACAAAACTATTattttgtaaagaaaaaaaagttagtGCTTTATCGTGttcctttttatgttttattgcatAGATCGtgcatggaggaaaaaaagggaagCATAAAAATCAAAAATGAAAGCGGGTTAATGATTCATGATCACAGCTGCTTTCTCGTCTCTAAATATGCTTTGAGTTTTTTTGGGGATTGCTTTCACCTTCAGTGTACATTAAAATCATGTTCCTCAAACAACCTGGATGTTTGCAGTTGTAAAAAACCAGTagacctttttcttttccaatcCAACTCCAAGCATCTTCAACCTTCTCCCTCACACCTCTTGTCCAGACATGCATTAAATATAACCCCTTTTAAAATCTGATTTCAACCTGTGATCCATCACCGCTTTGCAGCTATTTATTGTCTCCTGTTTTGTTAGTGTCAGATATTTTTTATCCAACCATAATTGGATTTCTATACATGCTTGCCATTTTCTTCAAATCTTTTCTTGATTTACTGTGTGCGCCTCTCTCCTCAGATAGAACGTGATAAGGGCTCTAATTTGGCTTTCATGTTCCGGCTGCCGTTCGCTGCAGGCCGAGTGTTCAGTATCAGCATGCTGGATACGCTGCTGTACCAGGTGAGGACTAAATAGAGCCAGATAAATAAACTTTTATGTCATGTATACATTCATTATTTGATGATTTCATCACTGTTCGCTTTTGTGATGCTGCTCTGCCTCCAAGGAAGAACATGAATGAACTGaaggatttgtttttgattttttgtttgaaatgtctaaaagaacatttgaaaaaaagattgaaaacTGCTGCCAAATTGTCTTTTTTACTCAGATTCTGAGGTTGTCAACGGCCAGGAATCAGAAACATTGACTGTCTTTATCGCTCTGAATAGGATTAGTTTACAGGTGTGTTGGGATTCTTATTAAATGTGGACTTCCCTCATGCATATTTCTATTGCTTTGACAGTCGTTTGTTAAGGACTACATGATCGCTATTGCTAGGCTTCTCCTTGGTCTGGACACCACACCTGGCTCTGGCTACCTGTGCGCTGTAAGTATGAATCTCGTGCTGCTGTGCGAGGGGGCGAGCGAGCGAGTGTGACGGTGTCTGATCAGCTCTCATTCCCAGTTGAAGATCACAGAGGAGGATCTGTGGATCAGGACTTACGGCAGACTTTTCCAGAAGCTTTGTTCCTCCAGCGCGGAGATCCCCATTGGGATCTACCGCACCGAGTCGCACATGTTCTCAACCTCTGAGGTAACAGCACTTTGATCGGTTATGTTTGAGATCTCTCTTTGGGTTTGGTACCGACTGTGACTTCTGGTGTTTCTGCCAGTTAAATCAGATTTAATGGGCTTCAGCATTTCTACCAGTGAATcccaaaatgcaaaataaagcatCTTTACTGCTTCTGCACTGTTTTTTGAGGCTTTATTTGATTTCGTTTTGCTTTGAATGCCCCAGTCTTTTATTTCAATCTTTTTGTTTCGATGTCTGTTTGTCCTTTTCTTGTTCCAGTCCAAGGACGTGCAGGTAAGATCCAAATGTGCTTtgctttcttttaatttgatcagcCAGCtgccaccttttttttaaaagaggaAACATCTCCTCCcggtatttttattatttattaacaaTATGTAACTATGTTTATTACCATAAGAGCTCATAAATACAGGCCTCTGAAAGAGAAGATGGGTATTTGTTATAGAAAAACTGGATCAAATATATCAACATGGCCGGACACAGTTGAGCCGTCATTAAACCTAATCACAAACCGCATTAACGCCCCCTCCCTGCTCTCCCAGTCCCAAATGTCCATCAACATGGACCATGGCTTGGACCACCGCGAGCATGGAGAGACCTGGAAGGAGAAGACATCCCACAGAAACTCCACCACCAGCAACCAGTCGGAGCACCCgctgctgaggaagaagagcatgCAGTGGGCGCGGCGGCTGAGCAGGAAGAGCACCAAACCGTCCAGCAGGGCCGAACGGATCTCCCAGCAGAGGCTCAACCTGTACCGGCGCTCCGAGCGACAGGAGCTCTCCGAACTGGTGAAGAATCGCATGAAGCACCTCGGCCTTCCCACTGTGGGATACGGTGAGTCGGACGGCCGGAGACAAAGGGTGGTCAAAGGTGGACCATGTAAGATGTTTACTGAATGATTTACTGCAGTAGTCTCTGATATATTTACTCAATTTACTTAACTTATAGCGAGAATAAACAGTTCTGGTGACTAATCTGAATCATTTATACATATAAAACTTTCAGTGTCTAATTATTTCATCATGATTAGCCATAAGTTGCCTTAAAACAAcactattattattgtatttgttGTAGATTGGACTCTCAGTTCTATTAGCATGTATTTAAAGCCAAACTAACTCTGAAGGCAGAAATAATGAAAGTGGTTGAGTATAACCTCAGTGGGGAGCGTCTTATGTTTAAGGTGAGAAACATCTAAAGAATAATACTATCATGGAAGCTGCAAACATTGCCTGTATAACTACATGACTGTGTTTAATAAATCAGGCATGTACTTCTGTCGAGCTCTATTGTGTTACTCTAAGCAACAAGGACACCTTAGTATAAAGGCTAGGATAATCACGTTATCAGACAGAATAAGGAATGCAGGGTTGCAACAGTGGATTTGGATTTGCTGATAATTAcatacaatttattttcaagCAACACGTGTAGTTTCTGATGATCTACTATAAATCAGACAAAATACTTTTAGATATATCATCACAGATCcgaaagaaaatgtgatgggCCTTGTTTTGTCCAAATTCGCTTTGAGACAGTTTTCACATATAAAGACGTCAGGAATATCTGCTCTACCCACTCCCAACCTGTTCAATTATTTCTGCCAGGACAACAGGTGTGTTCTCAGAACTCTGACCTTTCTGTCACATTGTCTCATCTATGAAAATGTGGAATTGTGATCCTGTTGAGCTCTGATCATTAACATTCCATCCCATTGTCATTATTAGCCATTAAAAACCCATTTTCTCCCATCAGCTCCATACACATCAAACTCTTCATATACCCAAACAGACACACCACTGTATACTCATGGTCATACCACATGTGGACACGTCATGCCTGAAGACGCAGGCCGCACCAAAGCTCATCTCAGTTGCATTCGCCTGCATTGCTGCCCACTTcccttcttttgtttttcagttctttctctcttcccagCTTTGTGcttcaaattaaaaacagaatcaTGCTCCAGATGCGTTGCACTTGCTGAATATTGTGTGACATGTTGATGGAATACGTTTCAGGAAGAATCACAAAAGCTAAAGACCTTCTTAAGAACCATGACTGTCAGTGAGGAACGCTGCAACAGCAAGCGGCAGATACATAATTTGGAAGTGATTCTGTGCCGACACACAAAGCATGGCTTGCTCTCGCCTTTGGTACAAGTTCTTTTTGAAACTGCAAATGCATTCGCTGCCTCCCTGATTTCTTTCTTGTCTcttgttttccttcctttctctctctgactcGTCTATCTTCCCTCCTTTGCCTTATAGAGGATGTTTCTAATCTCACTGCGAGTGATGTCATGAACCGAGTAAATCTAGGATATTTACAAGGTAATCTGTGTGCCGTCTATAACTCATTTATAGCATGTGAGTGGCCACGTCCATCTTGTGGGGAAGGATTTCCGCCTTTTCATGCCTTAAAGATGAATGCACTGAATTTACACACAGCCATTTTTAGATGTCTGTTTTTCCTACTCTTTGTTTGACTTATTTTAGATCATATCTAAATTTTACTTCAATTTAATTGAACAAATCGGGCCATTAACAGTGAAATGCTGTTGCTTAGAGTTGCAGGACATTTCAGAGCATCCGTATACAAAGGAGACCAGGCTGTCAGGTTAGCTGGTCAATCACAGTACTGCAACTTtactgcatgagtgtgtgtgtgcgtgtggatcAGTAGCCAGCCTCTCACTCTTTTGCACTACTATCACTCCCTGTCCCGATCTGGTCTTTCCTGCATTGCGTTCCTGTGAGGTGATTTCCAAAATGGCTGCCCAGTGGAAGACTGCAGAGTATCAGAGTATGGCTTCCAGAGTGGAGTGGAGCACAATCTGTCTGTGGATGGAAAGTTAGACGTGGAATTAACATGAGCAGCTTCTAGTGACGTATATAAACTATAGTCTGTATCAAATACCTCTTCTCCAGCTTCTTATTTCTCCCAATGCCTCATAGTGTTATACCATGGCTACTCATCCACAGGCAACAACAGAAAGCGTTCAAATGTTTCGTTTCTTGAAGCGTGTAGTTTAGGATTACAAAGGACTGTTAATGTGGCTGCCTGCAGGTTAACACAGTTTGTGTGCTGAGTTAATGTCAGTAAACGGGACAGGACAATGTCCGTCCTGTAGTGCAGCACACGGAACTAAAACTCAGTTATGATATCAAAAGTTACCCAGATCACCTTGAACTTTTGTTTCTGCTGACCTCCAGTGTTTTCACATCTCGCCCTGCTGCAGTGAAGCCAGCAATGATAAATCTACACCAGGAGAGCTTGTGCTGAGAAGAACAGCACAGAACTGGTCTCCTGTCAGCTTGAGTCAGCTGATAAAACAAATTAGATAATCAATTCCAATATCATTAATAGCATTTAGTGATGCTCATCAAAGATTACAGTGAATTTAATCTGTATTCAGTCGACAGTGGAGCAATTATTAATTTGCCCATGTCTGACTAAAACCCCGGCCATGGTATAATATTACAGTAAAGGGGATTGGGGGGGATTATAGCGTCATAGCGTAGCTTCCACGTTGgtcaagcagcagcaggtcgGCCTCGTCCACTCCCACACTCCCAATGTGTGCTGCTTCACTCTCCATCTGGTTGGACTCTTTCTGCATTCGGCCCGGTCTCGCGGATGCTGGGGCAtgtcctgtgtgtctgtgaggtGTGGCACATGTCACTCATAGTGGGCTGTGGGGCTCAGTGTCGTCTGTCGGCATGGCCTTGCCAAGCCTGCTGGTCCAGTGTGGAATGCAGTGGAGATGGATTTGCAGAGTAGCCGCGCGGGGATTCTGTCTGCATGCTGGCTCGGTTCTGAAGCTGCGCATGAGGGGTGTCGTTTGAGTCAGCCGGCAGCATGGGCCTCCCCTTGTTCCACCAACTGCCCGAGTAACTATTAgcccttctctctcctccaccccgcCTGGCTTTATAAAGGGCCACAAGCAGGTGGGTGGTCACATGTGCCCTCCTTTGCCATTCTCCTGTCCACTATGCCACTAGGCGCCACCACCAGAGAGACAAcacactccaacacacacacacacactatctgaTATTTACATTCAATGTTGAAATCAATCCTTCCATTCAATTCTTAATTTAACTGAACTGAAGCAATAACATTGTTGCTATTTCTAATGTTCACATGTTTCGTACAACAGTTTATTATGTTTGATGTGAAGTTTAATGGGTTTGAAATGGTTTCAATCACGTACTTTGACCAGCAGAGTGCAATGTATGCAAAATGTCCCTAATACCTTTTTGAGATGGTTATTCAGCGCTTAGTTTAAATCTCCATTGTCAGCTTAACTTGTATTCCTCTACTGTCGTTGTCACGGAAACGTTAAAACTATAAAATTCTCATTTTAGAATCAGAACAAGCATCTGTTCAGTTTAAATCCAGACTAAGAAAAGAGCATTCCCACATTTCCTCAGACTTTCCCTCCCCTCACTCTGACACGGTGTGCCTTTGTCTGTGAAGAAAAGGTAGAACCAGAGGAGGCTCATATTTTCTGGGGTTGGATGGCTCATTTCCTGGTTAATGTACTGTGAGATAGAGTGAGACGAAGAAAGCCTCCAGAGTGGCCCTGAAGGTCTCTGTGGTCTTTTCTTCCAGATGAGATGAATGACCACCAGAACACGCTGTCCTACGTCCTCATCAACCCTCC
This genomic interval carries:
- the kcnt1b gene encoding potassium channel subfamily T member 1, translating into MNIFFNLRGTMVRQMAEDKAVPVMSPPRRSSSSHGDRPSTETLQKNNSSNSGVILDISSLKMAEVDTEVPPLPPRYRFRDLLLGDQTFQNDDRYQEEYSMDSTNAQVQVEFYVNENTFKERLKLFFIKNQRSSLRIRLFNFSLKILTCVLYIVRVNLDDPNEVNGSSCALCQNNSGANATEPKQINWELIFWVNRRVPVWAIQVTVALISFLETMLITYLSYKGNIWEQIFQISFILEMINTVPFIITIFWHPLRNIFVPVFLNCWLAKGALENMINDFHRAIQRTHSAMFNQVFILICTLLCLVFTGACGIQHLERAGKQLSWFDSFYFCIVTFSTVGYGDVTPQIWPSKLLVVILICVALVVLPLQFEELAYLWMESQKLGGNYSRHRAQTEKHVVLCVSSLKIDLLMDFLNEFYAHPRLQDYYVVILCPTEIDIQVRRILQIPLWSQRVIYLQGSALKDQDLMRAKMDDAEACFILSSRNEVDRTAADHQTILRAWAAKDFAPNCPLYVQILKPENKFHVKFADHVVCEEEFKYAMLALNCVCPATSTLVTLLVHTSRGQEGQLSPEQWQRTYGRCSGNEVYHIRLCDSKFFGEYDGKSFTYASFHAHKKYGVCLIGVKREDNKSILLNPGPRHIMASTDTCYYINITKEENSAFIFKQEEKHKGLSVAGLYDAPSRLPVHSIIASMVDQTTSFGTVAIDLQNPDPPEERSKLSLPTENGSGRRRPSIAPVLEIADSSAILPCDLLSDQSEDETNQSDEEGSVGSDFVKGYPPNSPYIGSSPTLCHLLPQKAPFCCLRLDKGCIHSSFEDAKAYGFKNKLIIVSAETAGNGLYNFIVPLRAYYRPRKELNPIVLLLDNQPDNHFLEAICCFPMVYFMAGTIDNLDNLLQCGIIYADNLVVVDKESTMSAEEDYMADAKTIVNVQTMFRLFPSLSIITELTHPSNMRFMQFRAKDCYSLALSKLEKIERDKGSNLAFMFRLPFAAGRVFSISMLDTLLYQSFVKDYMIAIARLLLGLDTTPGSGYLCALKITEEDLWIRTYGRLFQKLCSSSAEIPIGIYRTESHMFSTSESKDVHSQSQMSINMDHGLDHREHGETWKEKTSHRNSTTSNQSEHPLLRKKSMQWARRLSRKSTKPSSRAERISQQRLNLYRRSERQELSELVKNRMKHLGLPTVGYEDVSNLTASDVMNRVNLGYLQELQDISEHPYTKETRLSGPQADEMNDHQNTLSYVLINPPPDTMLKLNDIVYIIRSDPLAHVPEDSQVGQARSTRNQQEFVTETRDETHL